A single genomic interval of Drosophila virilis strain 15010-1051.87 chromosome 2, Dvir_AGI_RSII-ME, whole genome shotgun sequence harbors:
- the dpr17 gene encoding mucin-22 isoform X1: protein MRKTSQPTTNWAHCNQNQKPATCRALGDNAPAMVPQTSPQRRQTPGNERTKYAVSVAAARQCASGTARTNARKLTTAKMTATVSAPASTSRSDTGQRRQFVRTARTMTWQRIWLAAQLFVLFDLGMHLVTCSSAYDQVVATEPQLTTQPRSTLADSQMTTQNDLITTARNSTTLLTTKKPAAAAAATTTEITATTERGHRSTTLGMSSTAPTITRSATRRLAGGAAAATKSAQIGLTTQPATVAETQTTIAATTKTTTMETTAMASLFISTIYPTSTTEPAMVVPTATTRTTLTLTETEARNSIETATSRPSVEAGQELQKLQEDEEGRERKEEGESAVLQLPHPANTDSLTKGFSIPTFLPPFPVFAAADLPAYRAAAAEAEAAAAAAAAAAASTPATETVTLSPEQQRQQMFNEQHSYLASHNGELLPGQLPRKNLTMPVLNITAQMGNHAYMPCQIHRLSEKPVSWVRLRDGHIISVDESTFIADERFQSIYQEENDYTWSLQIKYVDVNDAGWYECQMATEPKLSAKVHLEVVTPKTELIGDQSRFVKAGSKVALHCIVRGTLDPPRYIIWFRGQKKISDSDERTGWYTQIDRNIFGTVGDNQNTIGSLIIPFVRKEDSGNYTCQPANSVSVSVDLHVLSGEYSASAIMSGAAECQQRSTFLQLTLLLPLLLVLVPAVRAALGVRWLLAKT, encoded by the exons ATGCGAAAGACTTCGCAACCAACAACCAACTGGGCGCACTGCAATCAGAATCAGAAGCCAGCAACGTGCCGAGCACTTGGAGACAATGCTCCAGCGATGGTTCCGCAAACGAGTCCCCAACGGCGGCAGACGCCGGGCAATGAGCGCACAAAATATGCTGTAAGTGTCGCAGCCGCAAGGCAATGTGCCAGTGGGACTGCCAGGACCAATGCCAGGAAGCTGACAACTGCAAAGATGACAGCCACAGTCTCAGCCCCAGCCTCAACCTCAAGATCAGACACTGGACAGCGGCGCCAATTTGTACGCACGGCCAGGACGATGACTTGGCAGCGCATCTGGCTGGCAGCCCAGCTCTTTGTGCTGTTTGACTTGGGAATGC ACCTTGTCACCTGCAGCTCAGCCTACGACCAGGTGGTTGCCACAGAGCCGCAGCTAACGACACAGCCGAGATCCACTTTGGCAGATAGCCAAATGACAACACAAAACGATCTAATTACGACAGCCCGAAACTCAACAACATTACTGACAACGAAAAAgccagccgctgcagcagcagcgacaacaacagaaataacGGCAACAACAGAGAGAGGCCATAGGAGCACGACCCTGGGCATGTCATCAACAGCGCCAACGATAACAAGGTCTGCGACTAGGAGGCTGGCAGGAGGTGCCGCAGCGGCAACTAAGTCCGCACAAATTGGGCTAACTACGCAGCCCGCAACGGTGGCtgaaacacaaacaacaatcgctgcaacaacaaaaacaacaacaatggaaacAACGGCGATGGCATCGCTGTTCATATCAACAATTTATCCGACATCAACAACAGAGCCTGCGATGGTTGTCCCAACggcgacgacgaggacgacgCTTACGCTGACGGAAACGGAAGCCCGCAACTCCATTGAAACGGCAACGTCACGGCCATCGGTTGAAGCGGGGCAGGAGTTGCAGAAGTTGCAGGAGGATGAGGAGGGAAGGGAGCGGAAAGAGGAGGGGGAAAGTGCGGTGTTGCAGCTTCCTCATCCGGCCAACACTGATTCACTGACTAAGGGTTTCTCCATACCCACGTTTCTGCCGCCGTTTCCAGTGTTCGCGGCCGCTGATTTGCCTGCATaccgagctgctgctgctgaagctgaggcagccgctgccgctgccgctgccgcagcagcatcaactCCGGCGACGGAGACAGTGACGTTGTCACCggagcagcagcgacaacaaatgTTTAATGAGCAGCACTCGTACTTGGCCTCCCACAATGGGGAACTGCTGCCGGGGCAGCTGCCGCGCAAAAATCTGACAATGCCTGTGCTAAACATCACGGCTCAGATGGGAAATCACGCGTATATGCCATGTCAG atCCATCGGCTGTCGGAGAAGCCCGTCTCTTGGGTGCGATTGCGCGATGGTCACATCATCAGCGTGGACGAGAGCACATTCATAGCCGATGAACGTTTCCAGTCGATATACCAGGAGGAGAATGATTACACCTGGTCGCTGCAGATCAAGTACGTGGACGTCAACGATGCTGGCTGGTACGAGTGCCAAATGGCCACCGAGCCCAAACTGAGCGCCAAGGTGCATCTGGAAGTAGTCA CGCCCAAGACTGAGCTAATTGGCGATCAGAGCCGCTTCGTCAAGGCCGGCAGCAAGGTGGCGCTTCATTGCATTGTACGCGGCACACTGGACCCTCCCAGGTATATCATCTGGTTCCGTGGACAGAAGAAGATAAGTGATAGCGATGAGCGTACCGGCTGGTATACGCAAATTGATCGCAATATATTTGGAACAGTGGGCGATAATCAAAATACG ATCGGCTCATTAATTATACCATTTGTGCGCAAAGAGGACTCCGGGAATTATACGTGCCAGCCAGCGAACAGTGTCTCCGTCTCCGTTGACCTGCACGTACTCAGCG GTGAATACTCCGCTTCGGCTATCATGTCCGGCGCAGCAGAGTGTCAACAGCGCAGCACGTTTCTGCAGCTGACGCTGCtgctcccgctgctgctggtgctggtgccgGCGGTGCGGGCAGCGCTGGGAGTGCGTTGGCTGCTGGCCAAGACGTGA
- the dpr17 gene encoding mucin-22 isoform X2, which translates to MRKTSQPTTNWAHCNQNQKPATCRALGDNAPAMVPQTSPQRRQTPGNERTKYAVSVAAARQCASGTARTNARKLTTAKMTATVSAPASTSRSDTGQRRQFVRTARTMTWQRIWLAAQLFVLFDLGMHLVTCSSAYDQVVATEPQLTTQPRSTLADSQMTTQNDLITTARNSTTLLTTKKPAAAAAATTTEITATTERGHRSTTLGMSSTAPTITRSATRRLAGGAAAATKSAQIGLTTQPATVAETQTTIAATTKTTTMETTAMASLFISTIYPTSTTEPAMVVPTATTRTTLTLTETEARNSIETATSRPSVEAGQELQKLQEDEEGRERKEEGESAVLQLPHPANTDSLTKGFSIPTFLPPFPVFAAADLPAYRAAAAEAEAAAAAAAAAAASTPATETVTLSPEQQRQQMFNEQHSYLASHNGELLPGQLPRKNLTMPVLNITAQMGNHAYMPCQIHRLSEKPVSWVRLRDGHIISVDESTFIADERFQSIYQEENDYTWSLQIKYVDVNDAGWYECQMATEPKLSAKVHLEVVTPKTELIGDQSRFVKAGSKVALHCIVRGTLDPPRYIIWFRGQKKISDSDERTGWYTQIDRNIFGTVGDNQNTKLTLATNQRGSSAACCLPLLILKYFEK; encoded by the exons ATGCGAAAGACTTCGCAACCAACAACCAACTGGGCGCACTGCAATCAGAATCAGAAGCCAGCAACGTGCCGAGCACTTGGAGACAATGCTCCAGCGATGGTTCCGCAAACGAGTCCCCAACGGCGGCAGACGCCGGGCAATGAGCGCACAAAATATGCTGTAAGTGTCGCAGCCGCAAGGCAATGTGCCAGTGGGACTGCCAGGACCAATGCCAGGAAGCTGACAACTGCAAAGATGACAGCCACAGTCTCAGCCCCAGCCTCAACCTCAAGATCAGACACTGGACAGCGGCGCCAATTTGTACGCACGGCCAGGACGATGACTTGGCAGCGCATCTGGCTGGCAGCCCAGCTCTTTGTGCTGTTTGACTTGGGAATGC ACCTTGTCACCTGCAGCTCAGCCTACGACCAGGTGGTTGCCACAGAGCCGCAGCTAACGACACAGCCGAGATCCACTTTGGCAGATAGCCAAATGACAACACAAAACGATCTAATTACGACAGCCCGAAACTCAACAACATTACTGACAACGAAAAAgccagccgctgcagcagcagcgacaacaacagaaataacGGCAACAACAGAGAGAGGCCATAGGAGCACGACCCTGGGCATGTCATCAACAGCGCCAACGATAACAAGGTCTGCGACTAGGAGGCTGGCAGGAGGTGCCGCAGCGGCAACTAAGTCCGCACAAATTGGGCTAACTACGCAGCCCGCAACGGTGGCtgaaacacaaacaacaatcgctgcaacaacaaaaacaacaacaatggaaacAACGGCGATGGCATCGCTGTTCATATCAACAATTTATCCGACATCAACAACAGAGCCTGCGATGGTTGTCCCAACggcgacgacgaggacgacgCTTACGCTGACGGAAACGGAAGCCCGCAACTCCATTGAAACGGCAACGTCACGGCCATCGGTTGAAGCGGGGCAGGAGTTGCAGAAGTTGCAGGAGGATGAGGAGGGAAGGGAGCGGAAAGAGGAGGGGGAAAGTGCGGTGTTGCAGCTTCCTCATCCGGCCAACACTGATTCACTGACTAAGGGTTTCTCCATACCCACGTTTCTGCCGCCGTTTCCAGTGTTCGCGGCCGCTGATTTGCCTGCATaccgagctgctgctgctgaagctgaggcagccgctgccgctgccgctgccgcagcagcatcaactCCGGCGACGGAGACAGTGACGTTGTCACCggagcagcagcgacaacaaatgTTTAATGAGCAGCACTCGTACTTGGCCTCCCACAATGGGGAACTGCTGCCGGGGCAGCTGCCGCGCAAAAATCTGACAATGCCTGTGCTAAACATCACGGCTCAGATGGGAAATCACGCGTATATGCCATGTCAG atCCATCGGCTGTCGGAGAAGCCCGTCTCTTGGGTGCGATTGCGCGATGGTCACATCATCAGCGTGGACGAGAGCACATTCATAGCCGATGAACGTTTCCAGTCGATATACCAGGAGGAGAATGATTACACCTGGTCGCTGCAGATCAAGTACGTGGACGTCAACGATGCTGGCTGGTACGAGTGCCAAATGGCCACCGAGCCCAAACTGAGCGCCAAGGTGCATCTGGAAGTAGTCA CGCCCAAGACTGAGCTAATTGGCGATCAGAGCCGCTTCGTCAAGGCCGGCAGCAAGGTGGCGCTTCATTGCATTGTACGCGGCACACTGGACCCTCCCAGGTATATCATCTGGTTCCGTGGACAGAAGAAGATAAGTGATAGCGATGAGCGTACCGGCTGGTATACGCAAATTGATCGCAATATATTTGGAACAGTGGGCGATAATCAAAATACG aAACTAACTCTGGCTACGAACCAGCGCGGTTCAAGCGCGGCTTGCTGCCTTCCActgttaattttaaaatattttgagaaataa